From the Papaver somniferum cultivar HN1 chromosome 2, ASM357369v1, whole genome shotgun sequence genome, the window TGCTGCCGCGGATCTTGGCGGAAGTGTTCTTACTGGAATTAATGGAAACCCTCTTGGTGTTCTGGCTAGACAATTAGGGTATCCTCTTCATAAGGTGCGAGATATTTGTCCGTTGTATTTACCTGATGGAAAAACAGTTGATTCTGAAATGGACTCTAGGGTTGAGGCTTCTTTTAATAAGTTGTTAGACAGGGTTTGTAAACTACGCCAGGCTATGATGGAAGATGTTAAAGATGTGGATGTTTCTTTAGGTACTGCAATTGAAGCTTTTAGACGCGCTCATAAAATAGCCGAGGATTCACAAGAACGAATGCTTTTGGATTGGCATCTTGCTAACTTAGAATATGCTAATGCTTCGTTGTTATCTGATCTTTCAATGGCTTACTGGGATCAGGATGATCCATATGAGATGGGTGGGGATCATTGTTTTATTCCTGGAGGCAACGGAAGATTTGTTCGTGCTCTTGCGGAGGATCTTCCAATCTTTTACGAAAAGACAGTAGAGAGTATTCGATATGGAAGTGATGGAGTAATGGTTATTGCAAATGGGCAGGTATACCGTGCCGACATGGTTTTATGTACAGTACCTTTGGGTGTCCTTAAGAGAGGGTCAGTTGAGTTTGTTCCTGAGCTTCCACAGCCGAAGAAAGAAGCAATTCAGAGACTAGGTTACGGTTTACTGAATAAGGTTGCAATGTTGTTTCCTTATGATTTTTGGGGTGGCGAAATTGATAGCTTTGGGCATTTGACTAAAGACTCGAGTATGCGAGGGGAGTTTTTTCTGTTCTATAGCTATTCATCTGTTTCGGGAGGGCCACTTTTGGTAGCTTTAGTTGCAGGTGAATCTGCTACCAAATTTGAAACACTGTCTCCTGTTGATGCAGTGGGTAGGGTTTTAAATATACTGAAAGGGATTTTTGCTCCGAAAGGGATTATAGTTCCTAATCCAGTTCAAGTAATTTGTACTCGTTGGGGTAATGATAGGTTTTCGCATGGCTCTTACTCATATGTTTCAACTGGGGCTTCTGGGGATGATTATGATGTTCTTGCAGAGAGTGTTGGGGACGGTAGAGTATTTTTTGCTGGTGAGGCGACTAATAAAAGGTATCCAGCAACGATGCATGGAGCTTTCCTCAGTGGATTAAGAGAGGCTGCTAATATATTGAGAGTGGCTAACAGAAGGTCAGCAGTTCCTTCTGAGAAAACAGAAAATGTTGCACCAAAAAAGGAGGAGGTGAGAGAGGAATGTGATGATTTGGATGTTCTGTTTAATACTCCTGATTTGTTGTTTGGTAGTTTTGCGATTCTGTTTGATCCTAGATCAGGTGATCTTGATTCTTTGGCACTGTTGCGAGTGGGGTTCGGTGGGGAGAAATTGTTATCTAAGTCGCTATTTCTATATGGCTTGATTCCAAGGAAACATGTCATGGAGCTAAACGAGGTGGATGGAGATGGAAATAGGGTCAGGATGTTAAATCAGAGATTTGGGGTTAGATTGCTTGGAAGGAAAAATTTAGGCAATACTGGAGAATCTCTTATTGCATGCATAAAATCTGTTAGGATGAATGTGAACCTCAATGCGGAAAAAGCGTAGTGAAGATCAAGGTTTCATGCAGAGGTACTAATTAAAAAACTCTGGACGTCATTTTTTCTTTATAAAGATTTATTTTCCTTTGTGTAGGTTACTTGGACATTCTTCAGAACAATTCCTGGGTGCATTTCGTGTAATTCTCATTTGAGCCCTTAATTTCCAATATTTGTCTTTGACAGCTAAATGCATGTCAAGATTGTACACATAAATATTTTGGAATGGGTTTATTTGCTACCCCTTTGTTGTTATTACTGATTCTCATCAGTGCCACTGCGGTCAGATCAATGCTTCCTGTTATTTTGTCTTTTTTGTTCCTTTTACAAACATATTGATCATGAGTCCTGCGGGCTATTGAGGGAGACAGAGGTGACAAAGAGGCAATAATGTGTCTAGTGACTTTAAAATTTGGATAttccaaagatccaatctttgtCATGGTCGGGATGTCATTGTGGATCAATAATGTAAGAGAGTCCTTGTTGCGAGTCTTAATTCACTGTCTTACGTATAAAGTTTCATATTTCCATGTGGCTACACATGCTAATACCAGTAGTAGCAGCTGATCTGCACATGGATGAGGAATGCCTGGACTTGAATGCTGTCCTCTATCAGTCAGCTGGCATCAGATAATTGACAAGTGTTCTGAGATAGTTGTGCTCACGTGCTGTTGGCTTTCGTTGGTGTATCATGTCACTAGAAGAAGCTGAAGCAGGTTACACCCCTCTTTAAGTAAATGGTATGACACTTGATTTCTTATTTAGTTTTAATTTACCATTAGTCTGTAGGGAACTATTATTGTATTGTTGTAAATTCTTCTCCGCAGTTACCATAATAGCTCATAGTTATAGTAAAGTTGATGAACACAGCTAAGCTTTTTTCTGATAGGATTCTTACCTTGCATTTCCACTTTTCATACTTTCTGGTTGATTGCTTTACTGAAAATGTGAATCACCCTCATTTCATCCGTCCTTCCACTCTGCACACAAACATACATACCCCCTCCCTGATACGGGTAGTAACACATCTGTTAGGCACAACCAGGATATGTATTTGGCAGCCATATAGTCATATGTGTAGTGCACATTCAGATTTTTCTAGCATCTTAATTTGAGTGatgtaactattttttttttggacttgttTTGACTGAGTTGATGCTGTCACTCTTACTAGAGCAACATCTGAACAGTGAATATCCAACTTTTAAGTCAGATACCCACAATGAATTCAAAGAGCATCTTTAGTTTCTCTCGTCATCTCTCTCCGTTTTCTGCGAATGGTGTTTATAAGCATATGATATCTGTTGATTTGGTTCAGCTAATGACTGCCTTGTAACACAATAAAAGTACAATTACTCTGCACCATTGTATTTATTTTAACCCTTGTTTTGCAGTAGTATGATGCACACACATCCTTTAATTTCACTCGATAAATTGCTACCCATTGAGCACTGAAGTTTGAGCATGCGATACTGGGCTTGGAAAACTCTGCATATGACGCCTAACAGCATGCAGTTCGAATGATAGCAAGTGCAGGCGATATTCCCACGTTGGAGGTTTTGATATTCTGATGGTGATAGCTAAATTTCCCACTTACTATAAGtccttgaatcaatcaattataagGGGACCAAAATGCCAGTATAGATGGAGAGGTCACATACAGACATACTCACATGTAATGCCACTTTTGATTGTTGACAAGAAAGAGATAGAATGCAGATTAAAGCATTCATATTAGGTGTAACAGTAATCCTGTAGAAACCTTATCTTTAGTTTCAGCCATCTTTCAGGAATCATGCGGTTTTATTGTGTTTTCCTTTCaaactttgatgatgttgcaGTCATCTCAAGATTGAGAATCTGTGGTGACTATATGAGTTAACTCGCCGAATTATTGATATGGTGGGCTAGCAGCATTGTTAAATCATCAATTTGTATACAGATGACTTGTTTTTTGAGTTTTTGCAAAGTTAGTGTCGTTGATTCATTCTAAGTCATCATTTGAGGGAATCAACTGTATTTGGTTTTTTCTGGAGCCTATATGTGATTCATTTATTAACATTTTGGAACTTGTCCGAAGTCAAGTATGTTAATTTGTTTTCGGTAAAAACTTTGAAAGAGGTGAAAATAGGAGAGCTGATAACTCAACCATTCGGCTTGGCCTTGGCAGCATCAATAAAACACTAACTTTTGGTAGAGATAAAGACTGGGTCGATGTTTCCTTATTGTTTGCGAGGATAATTTACATGTGACCGGGCGACGTTCAGTACTCTACATGAACAAAGGACATAAAGAGTGAACGTAAGGAGTAAAACAAAACGATAAACTACTGTACATTAAGCTGTTCCACTGGCGATcaagtaaagaagaaaaatggtttatTACTCTTTATTTGCTTTTCAAAGTTGTACCAAGAGCCACCAACTAATCAAGGTGGATGTGATAGCAACTGCTAtctggtgggtggtggtggtccAAGAAATTCTCAATCCATTGAACATGCATGATGGCCATATATGCTTCAAGAAAAACTTTTATCAGtaggggtttgtgagaaaccaAGAGCCACGGTACTTTTTTTGTTGCGTTGTTAGGAATCACAATTCTGCCGATTAATATGATTTCTGCCACCACGTTGTCAGCTAAGGGAACGAGGGTGTTCATAGGGAGATATTCCCTGGAGACTTGGTGTAGACCTTTCCTAATCGAGAAACCAAAGGAGTTGCAACTTGCAAAACTGCAAGTTCAATCAGACTCGGACCATCTTAACGGAGAAGCCACCAGTTCTTATAAGTTAGCGTCCCTATTTATTCGCATATTCATACTTCCCAGATCAATTTAACATGGCACTCCTTAGTAAACAATTCGTTAAGAGTGAATCTCTGTGATTGGGGTATTGCTGCTACAGATCGCATTAGCATGCAAGCCGGGAAACGCTAAACACGGTCGAGTATGAATAGTTTCGTCCGCAAGTTGTGCCATAAGAAGACAAACAGACGGGGGTTGAAAGAGTACCAAATTGAGGGATTTAAATGGTATCGGCCCATTTTCCGAAGGGAAAAGTTGTCCCAGCTATTAAGCTTGAACAGCCTGAGAATCGGTTCTGCGACGTACTTTCCTTTCATTTTAGTTCAAAAACTCTGACAGATGGGCTTTTAGTTCCTGGACTCGTACATCCACGAGCAGCCGTAAAAATTCTAAACTGGTCCTACAAACCGACAAAAGTAATACGCAGAGACTAGCGGGACCCAGTCCCCACATGTGACCCTAATTTATTGATAACCTCCCGCACCGCACTGCATGTGATCAGCGAATACGTTAGTAGTGACCGTAGTGATTATCCATCCTAGTACGCTTAGGTAACTGAGGCCAAGCGTTATGGTCAGAGGTTTTGCTTGGCTATAGCTTTGGTGTAACCAAGCCAAATGATAATGAAAGTGCACTTCATTATTGGAGATTTATGTCATTTAGTTTTCGTTTTCCAAAGTTTCATGTGTTTTAGGAGGTCTCAGGTTCGATcccccaatgacgtaatattaCAGGAATTAatatggaaggtagtgttagcttgcccccttgtgacacaatctcatccccATCCGTttcggctcctttggctaggttacgCATGAGACTCACTGGTAGGTTAGCATGGCAACCtgtcaattaatgtagtagtatgtcgttggagcttagcttgttaggcttccaactagttaatgtaatactcttcaTTTAGGGGATCAAGTtttcatttaattatttttttaaaataataaaattattcgcTTGATATAAATAATTATTTGTTACTTGTTTAAGAAACAtttaagagagaaaaaaatataatAGCGAAAAAGagaattttaataaataaaaggagtcaaaaaaaaaaaaaaagtttgagtaAAAGTAGGTTAAAAAGTGAAAATTGGATACGGAAATTCAGTTTGCGTCTAAAATGTCAAAGAAATTTAGTTTCAGTGTTACCAAAAAACGAAAATTGAGTTTCTGTGAGGCATCATTTAGCTTAAAGGATGGACAAATCTGTTTTTTATTATAAAttcgtgcaaaaaaaaaaattgagctcTGAGGATCGGGCAATATCATGAGTCAACTCATACTAAAATCGGGTTTCCGAAAACTAAGTTTTCTCAgtctttttggtttcaatcttgCTCTATCTTTCTCTGATTCCGTTTTAATGATCCCTATGACCTTATTAACTTATAGTTTTTTATAATCAATGATTGTGGAATCGAGTTTTAAAAACTCTAAATCTTTTATtagcttgttttgtttttttttcttttctacctgGATTTCTCTTATACTTTCGTTGGTGCTCATTGATTCAATTGAAGCTTAATTTAATTTGTGTAGGTCTCCTGATTTTCTCAACATGTGGGGAATCCAGTGGTGAAGTTTCAGAATGCAATCTGCATTTGAAATACAAGCAGTGGTGTTAATGACAGTGGTGCCAACCGTCTTCTCTTACAAGATGGTCCAAAGTAGTAGAAATATATTCCTGAATCCCATTATAGGTAAACGAAATAGAATCTTAGATTATCCAGATCTGCATATTAATATTCATAATCAATCGCATCATCAAGATCTTCAATTAGATAGTcaaccaaaatttcaaaattttttaCCTCTTAAACTGTTGCGGAATCAAAGGCTAGAATTAAGGGCGAAAAAGACTGCATGCAATTTTCCGGTTTTACTCCATATAATATATATCATTCCCATCAATGTCATATATCTTCCTCGAATTTCTTGCGGGATACTCGGATCGGAATAGTAATTCTTGGAAGGACtaattttcatatatatatatatacggttATGTATTCTCATAGTCAGACACTATCTCAAACGAACATCCtgttgttgatagtggtttttagcttaaggcgaaaactgtaaaagtctgtctacctgacccggcaacagaagtagtagaccttgatatatctatatttcgcaaggaatttggagaatatatcagaatctgatgagtgcctatgtctctcttcacattatattgaaactcaagctcctagatgaattgttcactagtatagatcctaatgagtatttaagctcctagttgcattactcattaatgccggagcctgcctagtggtttcctatgctatgttctcagccgaactctcaatattgacatgacatgacgattaatgttcactcgcaacggagtagcataaatctcccgaagtgtcaatattgagacctgcatgaaaaaaCTCGCATAGGAGACAAcatcctctgacaaagagatcagcgtgttcatacaccttttaattgaaagttagcgcgatcgaacgcgtttaaattccttaagggaaatttagactgtccatatcagtcttagaaAACGATCAAGGCCGCACGATTTGGCCACACAATTAAATAGGCCTAGTctactcctagcggaactaggcgGGGACTCCACCTAGCACACTCTAACGTTATCGAACGCTAACCCCAAACATAGGTGATCGCGTTGTTGAAGAAGAGaactcaaacgagctaagaccggccaaaacggtctcagaaacatcacgaccatccaacttagctagcctagttggacggcttagatcttccttCGAATGATTAAAGAAGTGCTAACGTGTTCATCGTCGACCAACTCCAcacttggtcgatcgacttgctcatagcaagactagagcccaaagtagggtgaacgctcTGTTTGAAAACCATAAGAAcgctttgcggcaacacactactgtcgcaaatcgatcatgaccacccatcttcgccagcctaatcgagtgacttagatctaattttagatggcccgGGAGATGTCAGCGTGCTCACGAGTGACCCGTCTTTGCACATGGGCGAACGGCTTGTTCAAATCAGCGCCTAACGTTTTGATTCGATTAGCCAAAAGAGGGTTGTCCGCACGGTTTCTAAAACCTAAATCGAACAAACGACGTTATGCAACTTCCGCAAATCAATCACGTTCGTCCATCTTTTCCATCTTAGTCGAACGACTTAGATTGGATTCTAGATGACCAATAGGGTGACgctgtgatcaccggccacccctcttCCGTGAGGAGCGATCGTCCAAGCCACAGCTTGCTCATGTGGCCTCCGAGCGATcaccctgaaaaagcgggggtctaacaaccacacccaatatttcacttagaaatctgtatggacaaactctaatatactttctagagaatcaactagacagtcagactcaatctagatcaaaagtatatcaaagagtttataatatactctaatatactttctataatCTGACTCAAGCAAACtccgagtctcaatttaaatagcagagagataaacttggatggtaccaaagaccaatatccaagtatcaatcaatttaaatcaacaaccaaaaggtcggatattctaattgattgattctaacgcacaacctgtattatttcaattataaagataaacaatataatgcgcaatagaaataacacagacaccagaattttgttaacgaggaaaccgtaaatgcagaaaaaccccggaatctagtccagattgaacacacactgtattaagccgctacagacactaacctactacaaactaacttcggtctggactatagttgaaccccaatcaatctcacactgatccaaggtacagttatgctccttacgtctctgatcccagcaagatactacgcacttgattcccttagctgatctcacccacaactaagagttgcttcaacccaaaatcgaagaatttaataaacaagtctgtatcacacagaaaagtctattgtaatagataaatccgtctcccacgaatatacctatgagttttgttccgtcttttgataaaatcaaggtgaacatgaaccaatcgataacccgggacttatatttccgaagaacaacctagaattatcaatcacctcacaataaacttaatcgactagtgaaacaagttattgcagaatcacaaacgatgagacgaagatgtttgtgattactttttatcttgcctatcagagatagaaatatcaagccaattatttcaattatactcgtacgatagaaacaccaagatcagatcacacagctacgataaagtagtatcggtccggcttcacaatcccaatgaagtctttaagtcgttaacccgatttgAGAAatgaaaaccagaggttaaatgagaatcgatcatagctacaactagtatcacacgtaaggtgtagggattaggtttcccagtttccaaagctctcccttatatagtatttcaaatcagggtttgcaatcaatgttagcttagtaacaaagcattcaatattcagcgttagatgaaaacctgattaaattcaagctaatatttatcaaccgttagatcgaaaacatagcttgtcatacaaaaatgaaatgcacgtttctaggctcgtgtaaccgtacccaaacttgtacattggttggttcaacaatagttaaccaaatggttagctatatgatcactttcatatcaaccatattattcttcacaataactagtttaaatgactcaaatgaactagttagagagttgttcaattgcttagatcttatgtaacttcacaagacacaatcgaagcaaaaacgatttgattcactcgaatcggttcatgaactttatagccacggtttgcaaaagcattccttaatcaatataaagatgagttcaagaacaatcgtttttagacataacctactcaagttcgcaaactgggttcgcgacttaagtttccggaaggagttcacaaactccagcagaaattctagggtttgagaacttAGTCAGTTCgcgactgagttcgcaaactgagcttgctgagtgagttttcaaactccagcagatattctcggatgagaacttccgccagttcgcggactgagttcgcaaactgtgcaaacaattccggttctcttgatcaacaaatttcgcaaacttatGTTCAagtaataggacttatacatatatgtgtttccacaataatgcttatatccatcaatggttatataatctaaattctcatttcaatcattgaaacattctcagaggacgttatatagttgttattcacaaaccatttttcgtcagagcaattctcaaagtgattgaaacatattatgaatttcgtcactaggtaaagatgaacttggttaaagcgaaagcttaccaacacatatttcgagaaattgataggcgagataaactcggctcgaattatcaaatgtgtataatctaagtctatatagcaaaacgacttttgtctcaagataggagatagagtagatagacttttgagtgatagataagttcaagtctccacatacattttagttgatgaagatccatcggttccttaagtagtccttcgtcttgtatgatgattgccatggagttcttgagctcaacgacactttctatcctagtccgataccttaagctatagtagactagaaatcaagactttatagttttgatcactaacattgacaaacatgcttgagatagaaacacatgcgagttcgaccgagcaatgctctaacaatctccccctttgtcaattttagtggcaaaactattgtagatggggaaaaatggtttgctggttttctaggaaagtggagagtcgagcgtgctgtcgagactcctcaaccgagcaaactgctgaacctcacacagatgcactgctaaaaagggggtgcttagattcgggaaatcaatctgtatgactccggactaaaccaagacaatggccgttccagagtcaattcggccgcaaagagggagatgagttgatctggaggagggaagttgagagttttgtgggatcagtgatgatcaaggattgtgggagtgttgaaggtttctgcaatattgttgaactgctgaagttgagttatgtgaataagtttatatcgagttgttgacggataatgatgataatcgatgattgatcaTCTTCCATgccctcgatttagacttatttatactgcaagaatgatgtaccactgatccctgtaagtgtgacggtttcttgggTGAAAGAGTggtaaagtgggagatcgtggtaaagtcaattccatgtcgtgcggagacttgactgatcgtgcacccactacttcgctaactccttcaaccgtttacacgacttacgcacatttctcgttgtggatgaatccacgtgccgtagaccgccagaccaaaaccctaattgatatccttgtgacgtgattgatatttcacgaatcgtggagtctgcaaggcagacgtgtattagttggtcagttgttgactgatttagactgtgagtctagttttgttgaatcgagcataagtggtgaatggtaagcgattcatggattgaacatgtagttctctgagatgtcaatgaattactgactagagcgactgagaaagtattgctcaactcgacgaattgccgaatattgagagtttgtcgagtaactgagcaagtattgctcaattcgacgaattgccgaatatcgagagtttgtcgagcaactgagcaagtattgctcaattcgacgaattcgataattttggtgtgcaactgagcaagtgttgctcaattcaacaaaatactgaatattggtaatttgacgtgcaattgagcaagtgtttctcaattcgacaaactactgatgaattaccgaatattgatggttggatcaatattcgagcaactgagcaagtattgctcaattcaaagaattatttactggtgtcgtgacccaataaaatattaatcaaaatattggtgaattaccgaatattattaatttggatgttgattgctgaatcaacataattttgtgtttgaacttgctcagaatggtgattcgtggagcgtttgttcgaaatcctaatttttgatcaatccttcaacaattggtgaattgctgaaaattggtaatgagtgaagagggaccgaccacatgggatgatgagcgtccatgtgatgcccagtgctcgagtgagcacgcaccagggttctcagtttgagagttggtgaaaaaacgatgattaaatgcaggtttcatcatttattgaaatattgctggattcagcattaggtgataaaacctaggtatgagagatcaggaccgaccaagagagcatggtaccggatcttggtggtcacgggaccagttcttggtcatttggagaatcccccagttggttggagagagttcgggcccagtatgagcaattgagcaaattaggtcagaattatgaaaacgtgtgggaccggccttgtaAAATCCCTGGGAATGACCTTGGTAGGTCATGAAGGCATGTACGTGTTTCCtcggtgtccgtgtttccatattgaggatttcagtattttctgatgtgcgttcgagcaatatcttgaattttcagaagagtttcatcttgactgagaattctcgatttttattggaatgagcatgtatgctcaattcatcaatattttgaaaatattaaaataaaagtattttaatatttaaaattgccgtgagaggctagccagtcgtgtgactatgttggcttttggtttttcatgatttgagcaatatttgagaaaatatggagaaatcatgaatttttctcaaacccaggagtttcatgaattaagaaaaataataattatgcaagattagggattgcaaggtttcagaccgaccatggctagggaatggccggccggctaggttgcccagtcccgcacacctttccctattttattatttttcatgaatccttgaagttatggagaatccttgaagttatggagaattcacgagttcttgttgaaacggaggagtttcgtgagattagggaataataattataaaagtctaaggattgtgaggtgtgggactggccacggcatggccggccggttaggttgcccggtcccgcacacctctccttattttataatattatttcgtgaatccacgaagttatggagaattcacgggtttttgttgaaacggaggagtttcgtgagattagggaataataattataaaaagctaaggattgtgaggtgtgggaccggccacgacttaggcatggccgtccggttaggttgcccggtcccgcacacctctccttattttataatattatttcgtgaatccaccaagttatggagaattcacgagttttgcaaaaacaaggaaagttgctaaaaccaaggagttttcgtgagttcacgaaataacaaaaaataaggaaaataatgggagaggcacgaccgaccatggtcgaatccacgcctcttattattttattaatatttattgtcttctcctgttttgcgaaggattcctcattatttcatatttttggacactcgttcgtgcatccgggtgctcagtcgtgcatcattgtcgagtacactcgcaccatttctgtggggcttactcagtgatggtccagatgcccgtttattgggtatttattactgatttatgaaattcagtggagaataattcatgaaactgagtaataagatgagtagttatttattatcaatccataaaatcagcagcggattggactatggattcagaataataaaatgataatttcatcaccatctcctggaatcgcagatttgaccataaaatcgaagtaatgaaatgagcggtgatattaacattccatgggaccgtggtgattcgaccatgaaatcggagtaatatctattaccatttcatgagatcagtcgtggattcgatcatgaaatcggagtaataaaataagtggtgatattaccatttcatgagatcagtcgtggattcgatcatgaaatcggagtaac encodes:
- the LOC113347338 gene encoding lysine-specific histone demethylase 1 homolog 1-like, giving the protein MEIDPPDLPIQDSETLISETPSSENHSPDPPSENHIEDSIDDKEITESLIDKYIEDEENGNPSQETTQVEENSENPNDESGDPILHLKKRRRRKKQFPEMIPSAAAVEGLRVLRPHHKSPSSVYYSDKLMDEIVHMQINDSNSKNRRRRIADTAKEVDVEALIAISVGFPVDCLMEEEIESNVVSVLGGIEQANYIVVRNHILAKWRSNVSSWITKEHVFESIRSEHKKLVDSAYSFLLQHGYINFGLAAAIKDGRLKHLGASEKGNVVVVGAGLAGLAAARQLVSLGFTVVILEGRNRPGGRVRTKKMEGDGVVAAADLGGSVLTGINGNPLGVLARQLGYPLHKVRDICPLYLPDGKTVDSEMDSRVEASFNKLLDRVCKLRQAMMEDVKDVDVSLGTAIEAFRRAHKIAEDSQERMLLDWHLANLEYANASLLSDLSMAYWDQDDPYEMGGDHCFIPGGNGRFVRALAEDLPIFYEKTVESIRYGSDGVMVIANGQVYRADMVLCTVPLGVLKRGSVEFVPELPQPKKEAIQRLGYGLLNKVAMLFPYDFWGGEIDSFGHLTKDSSMRGEFFLFYSYSSVSGGPLLVALVAGESATKFETLSPVDAVGRVLNILKGIFAPKGIIVPNPVQVICTRWGNDRFSHGSYSYVSTGASGDDYDVLAESVGDGRVFFAGEATNKRYPATMHGAFLSGLREAANILRVANRRSAVPSEKTENVAPKKEEVREECDDLDVLFNTPDLLFGSFAILFDPRSGDLDSLALLRVGFGGEKLLSKSLFLYGLIPRKHVMELNEVDGDGNRVRMLNQRFGVRLLGRKNLGNTGESLIACIKSVRMNVNLNAEKA